The proteins below are encoded in one region of Mangifera indica cultivar Alphonso chromosome 7, CATAS_Mindica_2.1, whole genome shotgun sequence:
- the LOC123220961 gene encoding uncharacterized protein At1g51745-like isoform X1, whose amino-acid sequence MGSSAASGGEGGGGGGECGVGSIVWVRRRNGSWWPGKILGPEELNSTHLTSPRSGTPVKLLGRDDASVDWYNLEKSKRVKAFRCAEFDDCIKRAEASQGMPARKREKYARREDAILHALELEKELLRKQGKLDSASDHARSKSSGSVKKDIIAPSEASDSNGGKSGNSKSNQNLKRVETSTKDEVTDTYLNLQKIKDESQLSFEDEHSEVIPRMRGLQDLGLRTAAAKRKLSTPDASDGPEKPTVDNNLQTPSSADPSMGRTSLANGEEQMGGTFPAKRSRFVYLPSESNDALDGKEINPSQTEMSSFPVEDTDCGPRIHVEENSSGFLEDDESGSSESESEADSSETEPDIDHEMTTVSGASEPQEAGCRSKTLGEHGSLSSEEHDHSALSGDISHVHPHDPFSANEAVSKWQLKGKRNIRNLTKSSAEGADRRDFNGSIYRTYQNEKGAAFTPRALRRSMNFGRKDYFNDALDEVDFDDRDFFSPMVGLDGGYGFMPRAASRGQNSFNHNILDWDDMVWEEQPTFRGRWGHQAEHFSPRFFGRYSFGSRSRTMMVDVDLKVQASYPKERVPIVCLMSKLNGKAIIGHPLQIEKLEDGSSNCLIPANEIFGSSEAIDHDRILSPAWRTARRTNLRVPRSHLSSSHNGDMAAESHSFLDDDRVLFKRQNTGNLNHKESVVKKSQSHGLRSVTDKKFPKRQPKKASLSASQKTRTLSSIAIDYSLSSRTLYDTKSNQMNGLIKPASSGPTTVACIPVKLVFSRLLEKINRPPSRVSSKVVQPSSGAERNPS is encoded by the exons GGATTGGTACAATTTGGAAAAATCTAAACGTGTGAAGGCATTTCGATGTGCTGAGTTTGATGATTGTATTAAAAGGGCTGAAGCATCCCAGGGCATGCCTGCCaggaaaagagagaaatatGCTCGTCGAGAAGATGCTATTCTTCATGCACTGGAACTGGAGAAGGAGTTGCTGAGGAAACAAGGAAAATTAGATTCAGCTTCAGATCATGCAAGAAGTAAATCATCTGGTTCTGTGAAAAAGGATATCATTGCACCTTCAGAAGCTTCAGATAGTAATGGTGGAAAATCAGGGAATTCCaagtcaaatcaaaatttgaaaagagttGAAACATCTACCAAGGATGAGGTTACTGATACATATTTAAATTTGCAAAAGATCAAAGATGAAAGTCAACTGAGCTTTGAAGATGAGCATTCTGAAGTCATACCTAGGATGAGAGGCTTACAGGACCTTGGGCTTAGAACCGCTGCTGCAAAGCGGAAACTTTCTACTCCTGATGCTTCAGATGGTCCAGAGAAACCTACAGTTGACAACAATTTGCAGACTCCTTCCAGTGCTGATCCTAGCATGGGAAGAACTAGCCTTGCAAATG GAGAGGAGCAAATGGGAGGTACTTTCCCAGCAAAAAGGAGTAGATTTGTTTACTTGCCATCTGAATCTAATGATGCTTTGGATGGTAAAGAAATAAATCCAAGCCAGACTGAGATGTCAAGTTTTCCGGTTGAAGATACTGACTGTGGTCCGCGTATTCACGTTGAAGAAAACTCTTCAGGGTTTCTTGAAGATGATGAATCTGGTTCTTCTGAGTCTGAGTCAGAAGCTGATTCATCTGAGACTGAACCAGATATTGATCATGAGATGACTACAGTTTCAG GTGCTTCTGAACCTCAAGAGGCAGGATGTAGATCAAAAACTCTAGGAGAACATGGAAGTTTGAGCAGTGAAGAGCATGATCACTCTGCACTATCTGGTGATATCTCTCATGTCCATCCTCATGATCCTTTTTCTGCTAATGAAGCAGTTTCTAAATGGCAGTTGAAGGGCAAAAGAAACATTCGCAATCTTACTAAAAGTTCTGCTGAGGGAGCTGACCGAAGAGATTTTAATGGATCCATTTACAGAACTTATCAGAATGAAAAGGGAGCTGCTTTCACCCCCAGAGCATTACGAAGAAGTATGAATTTTGGGAGAAAGGATTATTTCAATGATGCCTTGGATGAGGTGGATTTTGATGACAGGGATTTCTTTTCCCCTATGGTTGGGTTGGATGGAGGATATGGATTTATGCCTAGGGCCGCATCAAGAGGTCAAAATAGTTTCAACCATAATATCCTTGATTGGGATGACATGGTGTGGGAAGAGCAGCCCACCTTTAGAGGACGCTGGGGGCACCAAGCGGAGCATTTTAGCCCGAGATTTTTTGGCCGCTATAGTTTTGGCAGCAGGTCACGGACTATGATGGTGGATGTAGATCTGAAGGTCCAAGCAAGCTATCCAAAAGAGCGTGTTCCCATAGTTTGTTTGATGAGCAAGTTAAATGGGAAGGCGATAATAGGACATCCACTTCAGATTGAAAAACTAGAAGATGGTTCATCCAATTGTCTTATTCCTGCAAATGAAATTTTTGGCAGCAGTGAAGCAATTGATCATGATAGAATACTTTCACCAGCTTGGAGGACCGCAAGGAGGACTAATCTTCGGGTCCCACGGTCTCATTTATCATCATCACACAATGGTGATATGGCTGCGGAAAGTCATTCTTTTTTAGATGATGACAGAGTACTATTCAAGAGACAAAATACAGGAAATCTTAATCACAAGGAAAGTGTGGTTAAGAAAAGCCAGTCACATGGTCTCCGGTCTGTCACGGATAAGAAGTTCCCAAAAAGGCAGCCAAAAAAAGCAAGTTTATCAGCTAGCCAAAAAACAAGAACCCTGTCATCAATTGCTATTGACTATAGTCTCAGTTCTAGGACCCTATACGATACTAAAAGTAATCAAATGAATGGATTGATCAAACCGGCATCATCTGGGCCGACAACAGTAGCTTGCATACCAGTGAAACTAGTGTTCAGTAGGTTACTTGAGAAGATCAATAGGCCACCTTCTAGAGTATCTAGTAAAGTGGTTCAGCCAAGTAGTGGTGCAGAGAGGAATCCATCCTAG
- the LOC123220961 gene encoding uncharacterized protein LOC123220961 isoform X2, with amino-acid sequence MPARKREKYARREDAILHALELEKELLRKQGKLDSASDHARSKSSGSVKKDIIAPSEASDSNGGKSGNSKSNQNLKRVETSTKDEVTDTYLNLQKIKDESQLSFEDEHSEVIPRMRGLQDLGLRTAAAKRKLSTPDASDGPEKPTVDNNLQTPSSADPSMGRTSLANGEEQMGGTFPAKRSRFVYLPSESNDALDGKEINPSQTEMSSFPVEDTDCGPRIHVEENSSGFLEDDESGSSESESEADSSETEPDIDHEMTTVSGASEPQEAGCRSKTLGEHGSLSSEEHDHSALSGDISHVHPHDPFSANEAVSKWQLKGKRNIRNLTKSSAEGADRRDFNGSIYRTYQNEKGAAFTPRALRRSMNFGRKDYFNDALDEVDFDDRDFFSPMVGLDGGYGFMPRAASRGQNSFNHNILDWDDMVWEEQPTFRGRWGHQAEHFSPRFFGRYSFGSRSRTMMVDVDLKVQASYPKERVPIVCLMSKLNGKAIIGHPLQIEKLEDGSSNCLIPANEIFGSSEAIDHDRILSPAWRTARRTNLRVPRSHLSSSHNGDMAAESHSFLDDDRVLFKRQNTGNLNHKESVVKKSQSHGLRSVTDKKFPKRQPKKASLSASQKTRTLSSIAIDYSLSSRTLYDTKSNQMNGLIKPASSGPTTVACIPVKLVFSRLLEKINRPPSRVSSKVVQPSSGAERNPS; translated from the exons ATGCCTGCCaggaaaagagagaaatatGCTCGTCGAGAAGATGCTATTCTTCATGCACTGGAACTGGAGAAGGAGTTGCTGAGGAAACAAGGAAAATTAGATTCAGCTTCAGATCATGCAAGAAGTAAATCATCTGGTTCTGTGAAAAAGGATATCATTGCACCTTCAGAAGCTTCAGATAGTAATGGTGGAAAATCAGGGAATTCCaagtcaaatcaaaatttgaaaagagttGAAACATCTACCAAGGATGAGGTTACTGATACATATTTAAATTTGCAAAAGATCAAAGATGAAAGTCAACTGAGCTTTGAAGATGAGCATTCTGAAGTCATACCTAGGATGAGAGGCTTACAGGACCTTGGGCTTAGAACCGCTGCTGCAAAGCGGAAACTTTCTACTCCTGATGCTTCAGATGGTCCAGAGAAACCTACAGTTGACAACAATTTGCAGACTCCTTCCAGTGCTGATCCTAGCATGGGAAGAACTAGCCTTGCAAATG GAGAGGAGCAAATGGGAGGTACTTTCCCAGCAAAAAGGAGTAGATTTGTTTACTTGCCATCTGAATCTAATGATGCTTTGGATGGTAAAGAAATAAATCCAAGCCAGACTGAGATGTCAAGTTTTCCGGTTGAAGATACTGACTGTGGTCCGCGTATTCACGTTGAAGAAAACTCTTCAGGGTTTCTTGAAGATGATGAATCTGGTTCTTCTGAGTCTGAGTCAGAAGCTGATTCATCTGAGACTGAACCAGATATTGATCATGAGATGACTACAGTTTCAG GTGCTTCTGAACCTCAAGAGGCAGGATGTAGATCAAAAACTCTAGGAGAACATGGAAGTTTGAGCAGTGAAGAGCATGATCACTCTGCACTATCTGGTGATATCTCTCATGTCCATCCTCATGATCCTTTTTCTGCTAATGAAGCAGTTTCTAAATGGCAGTTGAAGGGCAAAAGAAACATTCGCAATCTTACTAAAAGTTCTGCTGAGGGAGCTGACCGAAGAGATTTTAATGGATCCATTTACAGAACTTATCAGAATGAAAAGGGAGCTGCTTTCACCCCCAGAGCATTACGAAGAAGTATGAATTTTGGGAGAAAGGATTATTTCAATGATGCCTTGGATGAGGTGGATTTTGATGACAGGGATTTCTTTTCCCCTATGGTTGGGTTGGATGGAGGATATGGATTTATGCCTAGGGCCGCATCAAGAGGTCAAAATAGTTTCAACCATAATATCCTTGATTGGGATGACATGGTGTGGGAAGAGCAGCCCACCTTTAGAGGACGCTGGGGGCACCAAGCGGAGCATTTTAGCCCGAGATTTTTTGGCCGCTATAGTTTTGGCAGCAGGTCACGGACTATGATGGTGGATGTAGATCTGAAGGTCCAAGCAAGCTATCCAAAAGAGCGTGTTCCCATAGTTTGTTTGATGAGCAAGTTAAATGGGAAGGCGATAATAGGACATCCACTTCAGATTGAAAAACTAGAAGATGGTTCATCCAATTGTCTTATTCCTGCAAATGAAATTTTTGGCAGCAGTGAAGCAATTGATCATGATAGAATACTTTCACCAGCTTGGAGGACCGCAAGGAGGACTAATCTTCGGGTCCCACGGTCTCATTTATCATCATCACACAATGGTGATATGGCTGCGGAAAGTCATTCTTTTTTAGATGATGACAGAGTACTATTCAAGAGACAAAATACAGGAAATCTTAATCACAAGGAAAGTGTGGTTAAGAAAAGCCAGTCACATGGTCTCCGGTCTGTCACGGATAAGAAGTTCCCAAAAAGGCAGCCAAAAAAAGCAAGTTTATCAGCTAGCCAAAAAACAAGAACCCTGTCATCAATTGCTATTGACTATAGTCTCAGTTCTAGGACCCTATACGATACTAAAAGTAATCAAATGAATGGATTGATCAAACCGGCATCATCTGGGCCGACAACAGTAGCTTGCATACCAGTGAAACTAGTGTTCAGTAGGTTACTTGAGAAGATCAATAGGCCACCTTCTAGAGTATCTAGTAAAGTGGTTCAGCCAAGTAGTGGTGCAGAGAGGAATCCATCCTAG